The DNA region ttaaaaaaaaactaattttaatcaaTATGCTGAATTTATATCTTTCACGTGAGGTTGAAATAAGCTCGagataaacttataaaaaacaatgaaggttaattaagttttaagaAAAGCTATTTTGtcctcctatatatatatatatatatatatatatatatatatatatataaccacaGAATTCCCATTTTTTCGTTAAGGTGCGTAATTTAAGTACTAGACATAATCAGACCAGCCCAGTTTTAAGTAGAGGGTCAAGAACACCTGCCCAGATCCAAAGAAATCTAAGTAAGAAAGGAAGCTAGCGCACAGCCTTGGGCAAAATCTGTAGCCATCTAAACAAGTCAGCAAGAAAGCTCCCCCCTCCAGCTTCTTTCCAACCATAGTCCCAGACGTGTTAtttaaccaaagaaaaaaaaaagacacagaTTAATAGTCCAAATCAAAGAAATGTTGAAGTGCAGATGATCACACCTGCATCATCATCAGGAATCTTTTGTTTTTGcggtttgaatttaaaatattgatgtttttttaatattttatgatagatttaatgtgctaatataaaaaaaattaatatattttttttaaaaaatacttttaaagtATTACACTACTAAACACACACTTATCTCATCACAAAAAGCAACGTTTTAAACAACGTTTGTCTGATCATAACTATTCAAAGTGGATcgttaaagaaaattaaaaaaagaagaagaagaacagtgatctttttttaaattcctcAATCCTCAGAGGTGACCTTAATTGTATGGCTCCAGAGTAAAGAAACGCAAAGATACCTGCAATGTGTTCGATTATACCGCGTACAAAAATGTGCAACTTTCCCCATCACATCAGTTCTTAATTAATCTGTCAAGAGTCCCAATTATGGTTTTACTGACTACTGTTTAAGTTCACAGCAGAAGCTAGCTAGGCATGCACATGACCATGGCGATCTGGAGCCTGAAATCCATGGCCTTTTATCTATCAATAGGGCACGCAAGAAAGCTTTCGCCTTTTGCCCCTACTGTTTATGTTCACAGCAGCTAGCTAGGCAGCACATGACCATGACAACTTGGAGCCTGAAATCCATGGCCTTTTATCTATCAACAGGGCACGTAAGAAAGCTTTCGAAACCCTTTTGACATGAAAGCCATATTCCTTGTCTCTTGACATGAAATTTATCGAGCAGAGACCCTATTGATTTTTCGATTTGATGGTTAAAGGTTTGATTATTTcactacatatatattttcaccACTCAAACCCTAGACAAGACAATCACATATATACCTCAAGAGTCAAGaccgtcatcttttttttgaacAGCAAGACCCTAAGTTAGGACACCTCTATCCAGTTCGAGATCCGCAACAGCATTTTACGTATCGATCACACCCTAGTCTTGTTTAAAGTCTTGTCtagatttcaaaatcaaaaccctaaGCAACAATTAGTATCAGTCAGCTTCGCAGGAGGGAGAAAAAGAACCAATGGTTAACGAGATGAAACAAACTAACAAAGCCAAATCAAACACCAGGTAAAAGCGGTCGGCTTGGCTTGGCTTGGCTTTGTCAACAACCCACAAACAAAAGTTTTATGTCCTTCGCGAAAGTTTTATATCCTCTAACCCGTTATAGTAAGCTCCTCTATTGCTTTGCCCTGTTTCTCTGATATCTCTTTAACTCCTTTAATACATTATCTCCTCGCACCTTCtctttgaaatcaagaaaagttttaaaaaaaggaatagAAAAGAGTTCTCTGTGTGTGTAGCGAGAGATGGGGAGAGGTAAGATTGAGATCAAGAGGATTGAAAACTCAAGCAACAGGCAAGTGACCTACTCTAAGAGGAGAAGTGGGATCATAAAAAAAGCTAAGGAGATCACAGTTTTATGCGATGCTCAAGTTTCTCTTGTCATCTTTGCTAGTTCTGGAAGGATGCATGAGTACTGCAGCCCTTCCACTACGTATGTAGTTCCAGTTTATCCTGCTCTTTTGTCTAGAATTTTATAGTTCtcgttttttctcttttgttttatttttcctgttAACTTCTTGGTCGAtcgtctttatatttttattactctttttttctgtctcaaattttgtttttgacggTGAAGGGTGGTCGATCTGTTGGACAAGTATCACAAGCAATCTGGTAAGAGGCTGTGGGATGCTAAACATGAGGTAGGGTTaactctcttctctttctctctctctttctgccCCCTAATATCTGATCCAACACCTTTTGTCTCTTGTATTTACCTGTGAAGCATCTTGTTCTTCCAATGGAAAATAAGATGAAGCTTTATATATTTTGCTATAATTATGGCAAGCGACGACATCAACTTTGAATCCTATGAACAGATCTACAAAAGGGATGCAATCTattacaatattgtttttatactatttaaaaagaaaaccaaaaatagTATTTCATGGACAGATCTGGTacaaattgttttattaatgAGTTCCTTTTCCTTGctaaaattgaatgatgaataaTAGGTGTTAGCTAGACCACAAGGAAATGAAAACTGTTTCCAAAAATAGATCTACACAGGCGATCGAATCTACTCTCTTTACAAGCTTCACAGAGACACCACTAGAAGACTGTTTTGTTCTTCGGAAGCCTATTACCCATATGAACAGTCTAATAGGACCAACGCTCATTATCTGTCTATCTTTTCGcgaatttctattttttatattcatgtgtttgtgaagaaaaaactaagacCTAgggtttctatatatatatatatatatatatatataacagaacCTCAGCAACGAGATtgacagaatcaagaaagaGAATGAAAGCATGCAGATTGAGCTGAGGTAGATTTCCCTTCCTCCCTTTGCTCTCTTTgatcttgattaatttgatttttctttctctcgATTGATAATGTCAAAATATGTGAATTTCCAGGCATCTGAAAGGGCAGGATATCTCATCTTTGCCCCACAAAGAGTTGATGGCCATAGAGGAAGCCCTTGATACTGGCCTTGCTGCTGTCCGTAAAAAGCAGGTATATAGTGCAGTGttctgtaataaaaaataaatgtttgtttatatatatatataggaggcTTAATAATTAAGCAGATTAGTGCAGTGtccctttatttgtttttttctttaatgttgaTTTTTAGTTTCCTTGATTTTGGCAGATGGAGTTCCACAGCATGTTGGAGCAAAATGTATGTATATTTCAAACCGTCACTTCATATTACGAGTGACAAGATTATGGCTTCGATTTTGTTGGCCTCATATTTATTATCCTCGGGTTTCTCCTGCAAAAACTAGTTAAAGTCTTGCTTTTTGTCTAACTTTATTCCTTTTTACTGGAAATTTTCAGGAAAAGATATTGGATGAGGAATTCAAGCACCTCCAGTTCGTTCTGGTATAATTTGTTATCACCTTCACTCTGAATTTTATGTGTGCTAGCTTGTACGTACTGTTTCATGCATGGGGAATTGGCTATGCCATCACCACACatcaaactaattaattaaccaGGCCAATTGTCTAtccaaaaagcaaaaagaaagcTCTAACATAAAATCAAGTGACTGAAACAGTAAaagttaaagagaaaaaaaaaaaactatatcctCTTTGGAGGCTTGGCCCCCCTCCATTCATCTTGTTAATATCAGTGAATTTTGTTACTGACTCGAGTCTGTATATACCCTGGTCGATATATATTCGAGATTGACCAAAAACTGAAAATCAACTCCATATCTTGATTGGTTTAATTGAATCATCCCATGACATAAGTAGATCATGATGGCCCTGCGCTGGTTCTCAATTATCCTACTGTGAATATTCATTCCTTGAAAGTTTATCAATGTATATTCTCTCTTTGtatgtatacacacacacacacagcaaCAACAAGAGATGGCCATGGAAGAGAGTGCGATGGAGATGGAAAATGCTTATCATCAACAAAGGGTGAGAGACTATAATTCCCAGGTGCCTTTCGCATTCCGCGTGCAGCCTATCCAGCCAAATTTGCAAGAGAGGATGTAATCGATCGGGTCTCAGGTTGTACCCCTGATCCTCTTCTTTGCTTTCTTGATTAATCTTTTCAGCAGTTCAGTGTTTGTGTTAATTAATTTGGTGTCATCTCAATCCACTATAGTACAGTCGTACTAAAACTTGTATAATTAAGCTTTGCGAGAGCCACTTAGCCCGTGAAACACTAATGGTGCTGTGTGACTGCGTTTGCATTCATAGCCCATGCCTATCTGCTTTATAAACTATGTGCACATCTCATATCTGGGTTCTTTGGGAATTTGTGACCTGGTTATGCCTGGGGGCAAATCTTGTttgccttctctttttttatatataaaaaaaaaaaaaatcagtgatatcagttattttaagagtgatttttatttaaaaatataatgttttatttttaaaatttattttttatatctttgcaatctgaaaaataaaataaaaatttattttaaaaatacttttaaaacattaaaaaaaaaaattaattttactgatgcaacttgtctttttctttttaatcttctcGTCGGGTGTGCCCTAGGGCTTCATGGAAACACAGGGTGATATCAATTTAATTCGAGTCATTTTTGGATGCAAGAAATTAAGTTACAAGGCCCAATAGGCCTTTAATTCATGGGGCACAGCTCTTATCTGATAGGCCCACACCACTACCTCGAGCCCAGAAAAACGCAAGAAGAGGTTCGTGCTTCGTAGCGCAATTAGTCCACGATGAGACGCAGATCCTTCCTGGAtggttttattcttttgatgtgATCCATGGACATCTATTTTGCCATTAAAGGTGATTGTTAGTGTGTTGAATTCTgctttttgatgtttttaaaatatgttttatttaaaaaattattaaattaataactttttttaagtATGTTTCCATGATTTTAAtactttaatgttaaaaatataaaaatatattttactatattttcaatcaaaaattatttttaaaaaagcaggTGTTTGAAAATgcgttaaaaattatttttaaaaagtgtttttagcttataaatatataaaaataatatttttattattttttacattatcataccaaaataattcaagaatataatgaaaataataatttaaaactaaaaaaaattaaatttattttaaataagttatCCAACAACACCACCATACaccaattatattaaaataccaaatatgTCATCATTAGCTGAACACCAAACACACAAACGAAGCGTCAGAGATCAATAAATTGCAGACCGTCCATAAGGTCATGAGATAAtccaacttttaaaaatttatctaatttaattcGATTTCACGCGTCACTCGGCTAAGAGTTCGGAGGTTAATTCGGTCTCTACCCCACTCTCTTCTCCAAGAGCTTCACATGACCTGGCatgattgtttaaaaaaatgccTAAAGGGTGATTACCCTGGGGTTAGGCACGTGGTCTGCACCTttcgaaagaaaaaataaaatggcatAAATGAAGTCAAACATTAAGTAAATAAAGCTAAAGTTACGGGTAAGACATTGTCTATCCACGTCTATTAGTGATGtttttatttaccttttttttcttcttctttttattgattttttaaaatttaattcttatatatatatatatatatatgatatgtttatgagaatttaaaattaataacttattttaatttgtttctagTATAGTTATCGcgacactaaaaaaatatcataatatttaattgatatcaaaaaaatatatcagcatcgtaatataatatttacaaaaaaagtttagttaaacaaaaaataattttaaaaaaactaaattattaaactttgtTTGCCAATACAGCTCAGTTTGTGAGTTTCGTAAAATAACCCTGATTGTCTTGATTTGTAGGTTTAGCGAAGtgctttttttttactaattaaattcaattatatgaTCATCTATTTATCTGTTATCATgcagttaagaaaaaaatagttaaaaaaaaaacatgttattgaattttaaaaagttcaCAAGTCTGTTGACAAGTGAGAcgagtttaacttttttaaaaaaaaaatatctattttgattttattatttgatattgagctggtaggaattgagttttataacttgtttcattatgttttctatgaagttgtcataatgtttttttaaaagtattggtATTGGTTTAATACTCTATCTtgctatcatttatttttgctGTCGTGTAGATGATTAAATAATAGttcaaaaaaacaagttattaatcTAGGTGGAGTCCATTACTTGATTTGCAGGTTTGACATGTTGACTCAAGTTACTTGATTCATAGGTTTAACAAGTTTACCCGTCAGACCTTACatgtgttttttagtttatggccatttaattttttatttttttttatttcattcttcttcGATACTGTATTGATTGATAAATAGAATTcgtggtttatttttttattttttatagagttatcacaatcttaattttttttttgaaggttgGTGCTTGATTTTGCAAACACAACgttattgtaaaaataaattaataaaatttatataagcaAAAAAAGTTGTTAAACCCATTGAAATCTATGACCTAGGTTGTGGAGTGACCGAGGTTGGTCCAACTcaatatcatcttaatattagGGGACAAAATGGtgtcttaaaagtttttttaaaaactatgatatatttttatcagttatttaagttgttttttgatCCATTAAATcgaatgatttatttttgattaaCTTCCATgtgatttaattcaaaattctaGCCATAcaagataaaattcaaaatcaaatcactttattaaatttaacaacACTACAGAAAACTCTTAACTCTTTTTAAgtctagaaaaaatttaatctgGCTCATAACAAAGTGTAGGCAAATATGCAGATATGATTGAAAATCCATCACCGAAGCCCTCCTAGCAACCACCTAACCCCCACCTTTGCTTTGACATGGCCAACTTGGGTATTTTCGTAATCTTCTTAGTCAAAGTATTCCTCGTGacattaacaaaacaaattaatgagGTAAAGATTAACACGACGGTGGGTTTTTCTTATGTTGCAATCacatggttttttatatatatttctcttcATGTTTCCTTACTCTAGCACGTCATATGATAGATACTTGTGATTGAGATTGATGAATTGAAACACATGATAATTTCTtagttcaattaattttatttattatttatagataAGGTGTCGAGCAGCTTTATATAATATGAAGTCCAAGTGGTTGGtaactaataataaataatgcttGGTAAGTTAGTATAGTTATAGTAGCTGATTCTtgtaaaatatctaatttaaatgATATAAGGAATTTTTGATGCTggagagtttttttaaaatttttttaaaaaaattattttatttttgcttcaaattaatagatttttgatgttttcaaaacattttgatgtgctgatgtaaaaaatattttttttaaataaaaaaattattttaatgtatttttgaataaaaaaacactttgaaaagcaaccgtaatttatcattttatgaaaagaaaagattagagtataattttattatcgtGATATTTTGcgtttattttacttaaaataatacataCTGTAtcagtataaaatattaagagacTTATGTTGGGTCTTGTAAGCAAAAATTAATTGAGTATTGGGCCTGTGTAAGATATCTAAaccagttaaaaataaaaaaatagatcaaaatgCATTGCTTGAACCCAGGAAAAAGAGGTTTTAAAATGCATATTCGACAAGGATAGCAGTGTCACTTTTAACACACCTAGTAGTGGACATACCCCCAGACAATGGACTCGGGCTATGATACCTAGTGTTTAATTAGGAACGCGAtataaactatgtttttttaaattttaaatatatttttactattttttttatttttaaatcattttgatgtgctgatattaaaaatatttttttaaaattaaaatattatttttttatatattttaaaataaaaaatactttaaactacAACTACTATAGAATTTTAAACATATCGTTAATTCCAAACACATTAATAAAAGTTGGATCTGATGAGGTATTACGCGCCTTTAgaaatgtttttggattttttaaggtttttggaGTTTTGATTTTGCTGTTAAATGTATATCCATCACCTGTTAAGTACTTTTGtttgaaaactaattttttttacctgccGACGGAAAATTATACTGTAAGCAttctctcattaaaaaaaaaaaataatccacaattacagataaaaaaaggaaaaaagaaaaaagaaatcgaTAACCTCTTTCTCGCCCTCGCGTATATTTCTCTCCCCGGCAACACCCTCGCTTTTCCTTTCCGTGCGTCCTATTTATCCTTTGACAACCCCATTaagcaactctctctctctctctctctcctggaaaaaataataggaaaaacactatttaaaaaaataatttacatttaataaaataaaataaaaaccagccCTTCTCTTTCAGTTCTCAAGGCCCGATGCCTCTCTTCTCCACACAGGTATTTTTGCTCCTCCAATAATCCTTCAAAAATGTTATCGgtgctaaatatttttatattcgtGAAATTCCgcgaaggttttttttttttttttttttatatctgcaTTATCATAGGAATGATTAAATAGGGTTTTGCTTTCGCAGGGGAGGTGGATTCTAGGGTTTTTCTCTGCCAGCGTTTTGACCAAGGTATTGTTTTATCGGTTTTTGCACCTTTTGTTTTGAGGGAGATTGCGAGTGAATGAAACAGAggcaagtatttttttatttttttttgattttgggGTGACCAGGGTCGTGCATTGTGGTTGGTAAGAATTtcgtgtaattgtttttttgttgctgtCTTGGAGATGGGCGTGTCTTAACTGGCTATTAAAATTGGTAAACTGAGATGGGCGAGTGTGAGCCTCACGAGCCCTTGAATCTTGCTGCGACAGAGCAGCATTCATGCCTGGAGTTTATCAAGAATTCTGAGCAGCTGCCAGCCTTGGAGACTGGTCGGAGTGTTATTCAATTTTACGCGGACCCCTCTAGTGCAACAAATGGGTTTGCAGAATTGTCTCAGAAAGATAATGGTGCTGCTAG from Populus alba chromosome 14, ASM523922v2, whole genome shotgun sequence includes:
- the LOC118059797 gene encoding agamous-like MADS-box protein MADS9 encodes the protein MGRGKIEIKRIENSSNRQVTYSKRRSGIIKKAKEITVLCDAQVSLVIFASSGRMHEYCSPSTTVVDLLDKYHKQSGKRLWDAKHENLSNEIDRIKKENESMQIELRHLKGQDISSLPHKELMAIEEALDTGLAAVRKKQMEFHSMLEQNEKILDEEFKHLQFVLQQQEMAMEESAMEMENAYHQQRVRDYNSQVPFAFRVQPIQPNLQERM